In one Cercospora beticola chromosome 1, complete sequence genomic region, the following are encoded:
- a CDS encoding uncharacterized protein (MEROPS:MER0182135) has translation MRCQLPFSLLAYAASTLLSASASSTTRNPIGAISTIQNATIHTPNHRVTALHEFDLTFAVRDELHVRFHLEPNHDILPEGATISYVDEDGTISRHETVDRLAHKVYRGTAWIQKLGNEVDEWRHVGWARASIVKDGREPIFQGAFSIERDAHHVQTARNYMRTRHLDDPTIEVEDANGMVLWRDSDIRRDFQVLGHQELKRDALPEPVCQADALGFNTRGDHPVYMAMKSKRSEQRYGRMDFSHLFGKRQDLDGMTGGNSAGGNLIASLGSTAGCPTTRKVALMGVATDCTYTGDFEDEQAARENVIDQVNRASAIYENTFNISLGLQNLTVFPANCPGTPVAASEFNQQCSGSVDISDRLNMFSRWRGSQTDSNAFWTLLSSCGTGSAVGLAWLGQACVGTTITTNGSVTGDGQSNSGGQESVTGANVVIRTQGASEWQIIAHEVGHTFGAVHDCTSSSCANEEFVRSQQCCPLDGNTCPAGGQYIMNPQTTQGVNEFSPCSVGNICSALLRNSVNGECLTDNRGVTTISGQQCGNGIVEPGEDCDCGGEEGCRDDPCCNPTTCKFTSGSVCDDSNEDCCRNCQFASAGTVCRSSTGQCDPEETCSGSSATCPEDQTQEDGTSCGDGLECASGQCTSRNQQCRTVMGSYTQNNDTYACDSQGCLIRCASPEFGRNVCYSLQQNFIPGTPCGGGGRCAQAGQCRGATTGGQIKSWIEDNKAIVIGVASAVGGLILFAVLGCLYRCCKRGGRRRKAPVAPRPPPGGWQGWNGPNNNRGGPPMQHQNSFYAPSSHPSQGWATSNQNAGGWDAPPVPPPPAYHQAGSPPPPMHDQRSNSVRYA, from the exons ATGCGCTGCCAACTCCCCTTCTCCCTGCTGGCATACGCGGCGTCGACGCTCCTCTCGGCATCAGCCAGCAGTACCACCCGGAACCCCATCGGAGCCATTTCAACGATCCAGAATGCGACAATCCACACTCCCAACCACCGAGTAACAGCGCTCCACGAATTCGACCTCACATTCGCTGTCCGTGACGAGTTGCATGTACGATTCCATCTAGAACCCAACCACGATATCCTCCCCGAGGGCGCAACAATATCATAtgttgacgaagatggcacgATATCTCGACATGAAACAGTCGACAGGTTAGCGCATAAAGTCTACCGCGGGACGGCATGGATACAGAAGTTGGGGAATGAAGTAGATGAGTGGAGGCATGTTGGATGGGCGAGAGCGTCGATTGTGAAAGATGGACGAGAACCTATCTTTCAAGGAGCATTTTCGATAGAACGGGATGCACACCATGTTCAGACTGCAAGGAACTATATGCGAACAAGGCACTTGGACGATCCTACCATTGAAGTTGAGGACGCGAACGGCATGGTGTTGTGGAGAGACTCGGACATTCGGCGTGACTTCCAGGTCCTAGGACACCAGGAGTTGAAGCGCGATGCTCTACCGGAGCCGGTATGTCAGGCTGATGCCTTGGGCTTCAATACCAGAGGCGATCACCCGGTGTACATGGCCATGAAGTCGAAGCGTTCAGAACAGCGTTACGGGAGGATGGACTTCAGCCATTTGTTCGGCAAGCGCCAGGATCTCGATGGAATGACTGGTGGCAACAGTGCAGGAGGCAACCTGATCGCCAGTCTTGGTTCGACTGCTGGATGTCCTACAACACGCAAGGTCGCCTTGATGGGTGTGGCCACGGACTGCACTTATAccggcgacttcgaagatgaACAAGCTGCCCGAGAGAATGTGATCGACCAGGTCAACAGGGCGTCTGCCATCTACGAGAACACCTTCAATATCTCGCTCGGACTACAGAACCTGACAGTGTTCCCTGCGAATTGCCCTGGAACTCCGGTTGCTGCGTCCGAGTTCAATCAGCAATGCTCTGGTAGCGTCGACATCTCGGATCGTTTGAACATGTTCTCCCGATGGCGTGGCTCGCAAACCGACTCCAATGCCTTCTGGACCCTGCTCAGCTCTTGTGGCACTGGATCTGCTGTCGGACTTGCATGGCTAGGACAAGCATGTGTCGGTACCACAATAACCACCAATGGCAGTGTCACCGGTGATGGCCAATCAAATAGTGGTGGACAAGAATCCGTCACTGGCGCCAACGTTGTCATCCGAACACAGGGTGCTTCTGAATGGCAGATTATCGCTCACGAGGTTGGCCACACTTTCGGTGCCGTTCACGACTGCACTTCCAGCTCGTGTGCCAACGAGGAATTCGTCCGATCGCAACAATGCTGCCCACTCGACGGAAACACCTGTCCTGCCGGAGGCCAATACATCATGAACCCACAGACGACTCAGGGCGTCAACGAGTTCAGTCCTTGCTCTGTTGGCAATATTTGCAGCGCTCTGCTCCGTAATTCTGTCAATGGCGAGTGCTTGACGGACAATAGAGGTGTCACTACGATCTCGGGACAGCAATGCGGTAACGGCATCGTCGAGCCTGGCGAGGATTGTGATTGCGGgggtgaagaaggatgcAGAGACGATCCATGCTGCAATCCGACCACCTGCAAGTTCACTTCAGGATCTGTGTGCGATGACTCCAACGAGGACTGTTGCCGCAACTGCCAGTTCGCTTCGGCGGGTACTGTCTGCCGGTCTAGCACTGGCCAGTGTGATCCTGAGGAAACCTGTTCTGGCTCGTCAGCTACCTGTCCTGAGGACCAGACTCAGGAAGACGGCACCAGCTGTGGAGATGGCTTGGAGTGCGCCAGTGGTCAATGCACCAGTCGTAACCAGCAGTGCAGAACTGTCATGGGCAGCTATACTCAGAACAACGACACGTATGCTTGTGACAGCCAAGGTTGTCTCATTCGATGTGCCAGTCCCGAATTCGGAAGGAATGTCTGTTACAGTCTGCAGCAGAACTTCATTCCCGGCACGCCgtgtggcggtggtggtcgaTGTGCTCAAGCA GGCCAATGCAGAGGCGCCACTACCGGCGGCCAAATCAAATCCTGGATCGAAGACAACAAAGCCATCGTCATCGGCGTTGCCTCCGCAGTCGGTGGTCTCATACTCTTCGCCGTCCTCGGTTGCCTCTACCGCTGCTGCAAACGCGGTGGCCGCAGAAGAAAGGCACCTGTCGCACCTCGACCACCTCCTGGAGGCTGGCAAGGCTGGAATGGCCCCAACAACAACCGAGGCGGTCCTCCTATGCAGCACCAAAACAGCTTCTacgctccttcttcgcatccGAGTCAAGGCTGGGCGACTTCAAATCAGAATGCTGGTGGCTGGGATGCGCCTCCTGTTCCGCCTCCGCCCGCTTATCATCAAGCTGGgtcgccgcctcctcctATGCATGATCAAAGGAGTAATAGTGTGCGGTATGCTTAG